The following proteins come from a genomic window of Diceros bicornis minor isolate mBicDic1 chromosome 4, mDicBic1.mat.cur, whole genome shotgun sequence:
- the LOC131404627 gene encoding T-cell surface glycoprotein CD1a-like isoform X1, whose product MLFLQLPLLVVLLPGGDNKDDFQEPVSFQLIQISSFYNRSSEENLGSGWLGELQTHGWESNSGTIFFLWPWSKGNFSNEEWMDLKESLHTMSIGFLQALHDYASQWQLEYPFEVQLAGGCDLHLEEASIGFIRIAYQGSDLVSFQKNSWLPSPNGGSRAQHICTLFNSDKDALEILHKLFFETCPRFLMGLLDAGKAYLQRQVRPEAWLSTGPSPGPDHLMLVCHVSGFHPKPIRVMWMQGEQELLGTQRSDFLPNADGTWYLQVSLDVEAIEAAGLSCHVKHSSLGDQEIILFWERRRSMVLIFLAVIVPLVLLTGLAFWLRKCWTPCEPASPLRPLV is encoded by the exons ATGCTGTTTCTGCAACTTCCATTGCTAGTGGTTCTCCTCCCGGGTGGTGACAATAAAGATG ACTTCCAGGAGCCAGTCTCCTTCCAACTCATCCAGATCTCATCCTTTTACAACCGTTCCTCAGAAGAAAATCTGGGCTCAGGTTGGCTGGGTGAGTTGCAGACTCATGGGTGGGAGAGCAACTCTGGCACTATCTTCTTCCTGTGGCCCTGGTCCAAGGGCAACTTCAGCAATGAGGAGTGGATGGACCTGAAAGAGTCACTCCATACGATGTCCATTGGATTTCTTCAGGCACTTCATGACTATGCCAGTCAATGGCAGCTTGAAT ATCCCTTTGAGGTACAGTTGGCAGGAGGCTGTGATCTGCACTTGGAGGAAGCCTCTATAGGATTCATACGGATTGCTTATCAAGGGTCAGATCTCGTGAGCTTCCAGAAGAATTCATGGTTGCCATCTCCAAATGGTGGAAGTAGGGCTCAGCATATCTGTACGCTATTCAATTCAGATAAAGACGCCCTGGAAATATTACACAAGCTCTTCTTTGAAACCTGCCCACGTTTCCTCATGGGTCTTCTTGATGCAGGGAAGGCATATCTCCAGCGACAAG TAAGGCCAGAGGCCTGGCTGTCCACTGGTCCCAGTCCTGGTCCTGACCATCTGATGCTGGTTTGCCATGTCTCTGGCTTCCACCCAAAGCCTATTCGGGTGATGTGGATGCAGGGTGAGCAGGAGCTTCTGGGCACTCAGCGAAGTGACTTCTTGCCCAATGCGGATGGGACATGGTATCTTCAGGTATCCTTAGATGTGGAAGCCATTGAGGCAGCTGGCCTGTCTTGCCATGTGAAACACAGCAGTCTAGGAGACCAGGAAATCATCCTCTTCTGGG AGCGTCGCAGGTCCATGGTCTTGATCTTCTTGGCAGTGATAGTGCCCTTGGTGCTTCTGACAGGTCTTGCATTTTGGCTTAGGAAGTGCTG GACACCCTGTGAACCTGCAAGCCCTCTTCGCCCTTTGGTATGA
- the LOC131404627 gene encoding T-cell surface glycoprotein CD1a-like isoform X2, which yields MLFLQLPLLVVLLPGGDNKDDFQEPVSFQLIQISSFYNRSSEENLGSGWLGELQTHGWESNSGTIFFLWPWSKGNFSNEEWMDLKESLHTMSIGFLQALHDYASQWQLEYKDALEILHKLFFETCPRFLMGLLDAGKAYLQRQVRPEAWLSTGPSPGPDHLMLVCHVSGFHPKPIRVMWMQGEQELLGTQRSDFLPNADGTWYLQVSLDVEAIEAAGLSCHVKHSSLGDQEIILFWERRRSMVLIFLAVIVPLVLLTGLAFWLRKCWTPCEPASPLRPLV from the exons ATGCTGTTTCTGCAACTTCCATTGCTAGTGGTTCTCCTCCCGGGTGGTGACAATAAAGATG ACTTCCAGGAGCCAGTCTCCTTCCAACTCATCCAGATCTCATCCTTTTACAACCGTTCCTCAGAAGAAAATCTGGGCTCAGGTTGGCTGGGTGAGTTGCAGACTCATGGGTGGGAGAGCAACTCTGGCACTATCTTCTTCCTGTGGCCCTGGTCCAAGGGCAACTTCAGCAATGAGGAGTGGATGGACCTGAAAGAGTCACTCCATACGATGTCCATTGGATTTCTTCAGGCACTTCATGACTATGCCAGTCAATGGCAGCTTGAAT ATAAAGACGCCCTGGAAATATTACACAAGCTCTTCTTTGAAACCTGCCCACGTTTCCTCATGGGTCTTCTTGATGCAGGGAAGGCATATCTCCAGCGACAAG TAAGGCCAGAGGCCTGGCTGTCCACTGGTCCCAGTCCTGGTCCTGACCATCTGATGCTGGTTTGCCATGTCTCTGGCTTCCACCCAAAGCCTATTCGGGTGATGTGGATGCAGGGTGAGCAGGAGCTTCTGGGCACTCAGCGAAGTGACTTCTTGCCCAATGCGGATGGGACATGGTATCTTCAGGTATCCTTAGATGTGGAAGCCATTGAGGCAGCTGGCCTGTCTTGCCATGTGAAACACAGCAGTCTAGGAGACCAGGAAATCATCCTCTTCTGGG AGCGTCGCAGGTCCATGGTCTTGATCTTCTTGGCAGTGATAGTGCCCTTGGTGCTTCTGACAGGTCTTGCATTTTGGCTTAGGAAGTGCTG GACACCCTGTGAACCTGCAAGCCCTCTTCGCCCTTTGGTATGA